DNA from Paenibacillus sp. JQZ6Y-1:
TGAATTTATCCGGGAATTGCTTTTCGATTGCACCGCTCAGAGTATCACCAAACATAAACATATGCTTGTACGCTTGATCGGCTGTAGTATAGACCGAAGTGTAATCTTTGGCTACATAGTCGTCAAACGCTTTCAACAGCATATTGATATGCTCTTCCAGACCAGCTTCAAGCGCAGCCTGTGGCAGATTCGGGTTAGCATCGGCAAAGAATTTGGCTTGTTGTACTTTGTACGCAGCCAGATTGTCTTTCGCTTTTTGCTTGCCTGCACTGTCATTGGCAGCTGTCGCTTTGACATAATCGACGAAGAAGCCGATATGCGAAGCCCAGATCGGTTTGAACGCTTGACCGGCAGCATCGCCATAAACGGAAGCGATAGCAGCTGTCAGATCATCCGTATTCGCATTCAGTGCAGCAGCAGCCTGATCAAAATCTGCTTTGCCGTCGATGCCTTTTTGCATAGCGATGATTGCCAGCAGGGCATGCTCACCGAGAATTTGTCCGAGCGCTGCACGGAGGTCGGAGCCAGCACCTTTGGTTGTTGCGGCTGCACCCGCAGCGGCAGGTACGAGTAATACAACAGCCATCAGCAGAATACAGGCTTTAGAGAGAACCGATTTGAACATCTTCCCACACTCCTTTGGGGTAATGGATAGGCGGTCCTAGTGAACATGCCTATCGAAATGGACATGAAAAACCGACGACGGGTTGCCCTGAACCAGCATAAAGGTTCACCGGATAAGGGGAGAAAAGGGTTGCAGCAGACGAATATGTATGTCATGGTGTGATGCAAATGGTCCGCAATGTGTTATTAAACGGTTAGCAGCCGTTTCATGCAAAAGACAGGATATAAGATTAAGGAAGTAAATTTTATAAATATGAAAATATTGGATTTTTCGACATGGAGGGATTTTTTATTCGACATCGTTTTACATAGGCGGGCGCTATGCTCGGTTGTTAGAATCATTGGAAAAACGAAGGGATTTGGCAAATGTCGAATCTTGATTTTACGCGTAAAATACAACAATATGGAAATCAGCGCCCACCTTCTATATAACAGGATGAAAAAATAATGTTGCACAAAAGTCATCCATCGCAAAATATTGTGCGAACGTTATAATAGAGGGGAATGGGAAAGGAGCCCTTGGATGAGTGAAATGTTGGACGACAAAGAATTGATGCGTCGGATTGCCCGCAAGGACACCGAAGCTTTGGAAGAAGTATATGATCGCTATGAACGCGCAGTATATGCTTTCGCTTACCGCATCGTGCACGATACGATGGCGGCGGAAGAGGTAGTACAGGAATTGTTTTTGAGAGTATGGAATCATGCGGAACGCTATGATCGGGGCCAGGGGAAGCTTTCGACATGGATGTTTACAATCGCACGCAATATAGCAGTAGACATGCTGCGGCGCAAATCATCACGCGCAGCGGCCGATGCCGTCGGTGATGAGGTTCTACAGGTGATTCCCGATACAGGGACGGATGTAGAACAAGAGGTCACGATGAATTGGGAGCGACAGCGCATCCGCGAGGCCATGATGGAATTACGCGAAGAACAGCAGCAGGTGATAGAGTCGATCTATTTTCAAGGATTGACGCAACATGAAGTATCCGAGAAATTCAGCATTCCGCTTGGAACCGTCAAAAGCAGGGTCAGACTTGCGATACGGCAGCTTCATGGGAAGCTTGCTGAAGCGGTAAAGGGGGGAAACGCATATGAGTAACGAGCACAACAATAACGAGTGGATGGATATGGTCGAAATGTATGTACTCGGCGGTCTGGATCGGGAAGAACAGGAGCAATTTGAGGCATATATGAGAGAACATGAACAATGCCGCCTTGCCGTGCAAGAATTGCGGGAAGTTGTCGGCTTTCTGCCGCTGGTCACCGAGCCTGTCACACCACCAAAAGGAATGAAAAGCCGTGTACTGGATCGGGTATTTGCTGAGGGCAAACCGGGCAGTGGACAGGCAGATTCTGCATTTGGACTGCCGTTCGAACCGGAAGTACCAGTCGCGAGCACATCATCAACCGAAGAAACGATAGCATCACAACCATCAATGCCGAATGTCATTCCGCTGCCTCAGCGTCAAAGTGAGCCAGCAGCACAAGGAGCAAATTCAAATACACGTACCAGTCGCGGCGCCATCTGGCGTATCACGACAGCCGTAGCCGTAGTCGCTGCCATTCTGATCGGCGTCTATGCAGGCAGTCTGCGTGGACAGCTGAATACGATGCAGCAACAGCTTGCCATGACCAGCAATCAAATTGGCAGCCTGCAGCAGCAGATCGTAGCTGCCTCCATGCCAAGTCAGGGGTTGCGCGTGAATGAAGCGGTCAAGCTAAGCCCAGCAGCCAAGGATATTGTGGCTCAAGGATTAGCGACGATTGTGATTGATGATAAAGGCACGCATCTGCTGGTACAGGCTGACAACCTGCCTAAACTGGAAGGCACTCAGGCGTTCCAAGTATGGCTGATTAAAGGGAATATCAAACAGAGCGCCGGTACCTTCCTAACAAGAGGCGGGAACGGAGCGATGTATTACACGTTCAAACCGGAAGACTATGATACGATTGCGATTACGCTGGAGCCAGATGGAACAGGCGACCAGCCGCGCGGACCGGTCATTCTGGCCGCGAATATCGCCGGTCAGGGTTAATACCGGTCTGAGCTTATAGATAACGATAAAAAGCAGTGCTTCCAGAAGAGGAGGCACTGCTTTTTGATTGGTGTCCTATCGAAATTACGATGCAGACGGATTGCCTTCGCCGGTAAACAGGCGACGAATATCTTCACGCTTGGCTTTGGGGCCGAGCAGATAGATTTTGTCGCCAGGCAGTAGCATCGTATCGCCACGTGGCGTAATAATATCTTCGTTGCGTAAGACAGCGGTAATGAGCACGCTGGCCGGAAGATCAATCTCCTGCAATTCGCGGTTGATCAGCTTGCTCTGAGAGGTCAGCGTCATATGACTGATCTCGGAGTGCGTGCGCCCAGTTGCAACCAGCTCCATAATGGATGGCTGCTGATCAATCGTTTTGTCCACCAGACCAAGTTTTTGCGCGAGTGGCGAGATGGTCGTGCCTTGAATTAACGCTGAGGTTAGCACAACGAAGAAGACTACGTTGAAAAAGAGCTGTCCATGCTCTACACCTGCCAGTAGAGGATAGGTGGCAAGCACAATCGGTACAGCACCGCGTAAGCCTGCCCATGAGAGCAGCGTCTTTTCACGGAAATTAAATTGGCTAAACATGAGACTGACGAACACGCCGAGTGGGCGCGCAATAATAATCAGTAGCAATGATAGTGCCAGACCTTGCCAGATGATGGATGGCAACTGCTCAGGGAAGACGAGCAGACCGAGCAGGACGAACATCAAGATCTGCATAATCCAGCCGAAGCCCTGATTGAATTGCAGAATCGTCCGCCGATAGGTCAGATCGGAATTGCCCATCACCAGCGCCATTACATATACGCCGAGAAAGCCGCTTGCATGAGTAAGCGAGCTGACGCCGTACGTGAACAGGGCGCTAGAGATGGCCAGCACCGGATACAAACTGGACGTCTCGAAATTGATTTTGTTAATCAGGAATACGGATAATTTACCGCAGATTAACCCCAGTGCAAGCCCAAAGCCCATTTCCCATACAAATGAGAAAATCTCGCTCCAAATGCTAGTTGCTGGATTGTTCAGCAATTCGATAAACATAATGGTCAAAAAAACCGCCATCGGATCGTTACTGCCGGATTCCGCTTCTAGTGTGGAGGTGAGCCGGGTACGTACATTTTTGCCACTTAATACAGAGAAGACGGCGGCGGCATCGGTTGAGCCAACAATCGAACCGAACAGCAGCCCTTCCATCAGACTCACGCCCAGAATAATATGAGCGCAATATCCGATCACAAACGCAGTCAGCAGTACACCCACTGTTGCCAAGGATAGAGCAGGACGAATAATCGGGCGAATCTGGCGGAAGTCCGTCTGCATCCCGCCCTCGAATAGGATAATCACCAGCGCCAGTACACCGAACCATTGGGTAATAAACGCATTGTCATAATAAATGAATTTGCCAAGAACCATACCAGCAATAATAAAGAAGACCAGTGCTGGCATACCGAACCGCGAGGAGAATTTGGCGGATAACACGCCAAGTAGTAGCAGGGTTCCCAGCAGTAAAATTAGATTGCTTGTCATTTCCGTTGCTTCCATGCGAACCCCTCCATTCGATTGAAATGTTGAAAAAGCATCAACTTTTGCGCTGAAATGCCGACATATAAATAGTGAGACTACAAAATGGAAATGGAACTTCGGAATTCCAGTATAATCTTTTTTTACTAGAATGATTCAGCCTGAACGGTACGGGAAAAGAGGAACCCCTGTGAACGAATATCAACAATTTTTACGGAAAATGGTGCTGAATTACATTCTGGGTTCCGTGCTCGCCGTTGCTGTTGTCGGCGGTATGCTCGTGCTTACAACGATAAATGGTTCGCTGTTACAAAATTTGAGAATGCTCGTTATTATGCTAACTTCATTTGTATTTATGGTGACGGTGGAAGGGCTAACCTTCAGACATCACATACGCCCAATCCGTCAAGCATTTCAAGCGTCACAGCCAACGGTCGAACAATTGGAGCAAGCGTACATGCAGTTGCATCGATTCCCCAAGTTAGCAGTATCCCGTATTATGATTCCTCATTTTATGGGATTGACGATTCCAGCGGTCATTATGGTAAGTATCGGCATTTATACCGGCTGGGTCACATTGCCATGGTATTACATTGGAATCGGTACCGCGGGTGCATTGATGGTTGCTAGTATGCACGCCTTTATCGAATTTTTTCTGACATCAACGACGATACGACCTTTATTGCTGGCGATTAAGGCGCGATTACGAACATTATATGATCGCGATACACTCGGTTTGGAAAAGGTTTATCTGACGGTCCGCCAAAAGTATCAACTCAGTATTTTTCTGATGGGTGTATTTCCTGTGACTTTGTTTAGCCTTGCTGCGCAAATTCGCTTGCAGGAAATGACCGGCATTAATGCAACGTCGTATTGGCAGTGGGCAGGTATGGTTATCTTCGTCAGTATCGTATTCAGTCTGTGCGGTGCGTTGCTATTAGCACGCGATGTAGAGCATCCGATCAACAATTTGTACAATGCGATGTCCCGCGTAGAGGCGGGAGATTTTAATGTGTATGCACAGGATTATTACTCGGATGATTTCTCCCGCTTGATTCTCGGCTTTAACAACATGGTCAAAGGATTGAGCACACGCGATCAGCGGAATCAGCAGCTACTAGACAGTTATTTTGCTACGCTGGCGGCGGCGCTGGATGCACGCGATCCATATACTGCCGGTCACTCGGAGCGTGTTGCCGAATATGCGGTCAGCATCGCGGTGAGCGCTGGACTGTGCGAATACGATATTGATCAGCTACGCAAAACGGCATTACTACACGACATTGGCAAAATCGGTGTAAAGGATTCTGTCCTGCTCAAGGATGGACGATTGACCGATGAAGAATTTGACCAGATCAAAAAGCATCCTGAAATGGGCGAAAGTATTCTACAACGTGTGGAGCCAGCAGATGCGATGCGCCCTTACTTGCCTGGCGTGCGTTCCCATCATGAGCGCTTTGACGGCAAAGGCTATCCAGATGGATTGAAGGGTGCCAGCATACCGCTGTTCGGCCGCATTATCGCGGTAGCGGATGCGTTTGACGCGATGACGTCTGACCGTCCATACCGCAAAGGAATGCCTAAGGAAAAAGCGATTGCCATTTTGGAAGAAGGTCGCGGTACCCAATGGGACCCGCAGCTTGCCACACTGTTCATCGACGAATACCGCCGCAATCAAAAGCAAGAAGAAGTGACACTGCCTGTACAGCATAAGGAATCGGTGTAACCAACAGCATGTAGTAGCTACACGCCAAACATGAGACAACAAAAAGGCCTGATGATTCACAATCACAGGCCCGCAGCCTGCACAATGGGGAAAGAGTAAGCCCTCGTTGTGCAGGCTGTTTTGCATGTATTGGACCTGTAGGGATCTCCCAGGTGAAGCGTTTGAATACGATCCTCCGTATCCATCGTATGGATTACGGGATCATTTTGGTCTTTTTAGCTTTTTGCGCCATTTTCTCGGTAAGTGGTCCAAGTGGCTTTTTGAATAGCAACGCGAATAGGATAAATAACAGTACAAAGCCGATCAGATACATAATATCCTTGTACACAGTCGTCATTAGCATACCGCCCACCGTTTCGCGCAGCAGCTCCACCGCATACGTAAAAGGAAACCACGGATGAATTGCTTGGAAAAAGGTTCCCGTCATGCTGACAGGGAATGTACCGCCGGAGCTGGAAAATTGCAGCACCAGTAGAATGATCGCTAGCCCTTTTCCGATATTGCCAAATACGGACACTAGCGTGTATACCAGCGTTACGAATACCATACTAATCAGCATGCTCATTGTGACAAACCAGATAGGCGACGCGACATAGGCGCCAAGGATGAAAATATCACCCATCGCAATAATAAACGCCTGTACTAGCCCAATCGTCATAAAGGTAGCCAGTCGTCCAAAATACACTTGATACGGACGGAAGCGTCGCTCTGGATCATCCACCTCTGCTTTGAACATGGAGATGAGCAGCATACCGCCTACCCAGATCGACAGTGTCGTATAAAACGGCGACATGGATGAGCCGTAGTTTGGAATCGGATATGTGCGTACTTGCTTCAGCTCTACGGGGCTGGATAGGAAATCGCTCTCCTGCTGAATATCACCCTTGAGCCATTTAATAATCTGGGACAGCTCGCTATCGCTATTTTTGAGCACGCGCACCTTGTCAGCGGCGTTGCGGACTGATTTTTCCAAACCAGGCAGATCGTTCCGAACAAAGTCACCCACCTTATGCACTGCATCCTCGGCTTCCGGTAGCTTGTTCTGGATCAGATCGCTAATCTTGGTCAGCTCCTGCTCCGCCTTCGGCAAATCGTCACGAACAAAATCCGCTGCCTCGTGAATCTTATTCTCAATCTTCGGCAGATCATTATTTACAAACGCTGCTGCCGTATTCACTAGCTCGGTAAACTGATCCATCCGGCTCTGAATCAATTCATTGGCATCATGCAGCTTCTGGCGAATCGTTGGCAAATCGTTTTTGATCCGCGCCAGCTCCTGTTGTCCGAATTGCACGCCACTTTGGGCATCGCTCAGTACAGCAGCAATATCTGGCAGCGTATTGTTGGCGGTATTCAGTACATCAGAAGCATCCTTGGCAACGGTCTTGAGCTTGTCCAGACCTTCATTAATGTCAGGCACAATCTTGGAATCGTACACGGACAGCAGATCGCCCAGCGCATCACTCACATTGGTAGATAGCTCGCGCAGGTTGTTCAAAATATCCTTGGCAGGCTGCTGACCATTCTGAATCGCCTGACTGATGCTCTGCACCAAGCCAATCTGACGTTCCATCAGATCATGAATATTGTTCAATCGATTGATATTGTCAGTCAGCGGTTGATTCGGCAGTACATTGTTCAAACGGGTAAGCAGATCGGTAATCCGCTCTACAATTGCCGCCCCACGTGTTAGCCGCGTTTCCAAAAAGGACAGGGAATCAATCGCCGTCTGCGGATCAATATCGGCATTGTCGATAGCGTCAACCAATTGCGTCGTCGCATCGGCAGTCTGTTGCAGCAGCACTAGATTCTGACGAATGACAGGTGCGATGGCATCGAATGCACCATCGTTGTCATCCAGAAACGTATTGACCTTATCGGCAAAATCAGAGCCGATGCTCGTAATCTCCTGCACCTTCGGCAATGTTTGCTGAGCGGTAGAGATAATGCTTGCCAGCTTGTCGGCGTCTGTAATCGCCTGATCCAGCGCATCCTCCACCTTGTAGAAGTTCTGATCCAGCTCGTTAACTTTATTCGCAGCTTTGCGAATGTCAGGCAGGCGTTTTTGCAATTCTAGAATAGCATTGCCTGCTTCCTTGATCTTCGGTAGATTGTCCTCTACCTTGAGAATCATCTGCCCAGCTTGTTCGATCTCTGGGATACGCTTTTGTAGCTCGACGATCTTTTGTGCTTGGGCGTCGATCTGCGGCAGTTTCTTTTCCAACTCTAGTGCTTGATCGGCAAACTGGTTAATTTCCGGTAGACGCGCTTCCAGCGTTAGAATTTTGTTCTCAATATTGCGAATGGTTGGCAGTTCTTCCTCCAGCTTGATACCGGCTTCCTGCATCTTGGTCAGCACGGCTTCGCTGGCGGTCTCGATAAATTCCTCGCTAATCTCCTGCGTTAATGTGGTCGCGCCTTTATCAGTGATTTTGGGTGCGATGGCGCTGATCTTTTCATTGACGGTGTAGACGATCTGCGGCTTGACCGGATCATCGGTCAGAATGCTGCCAATCTTCTCGGAAAAGTCGGACGGAATCAGGATAGTGGCATAATAATTGCCGTTATCTAGCCCTTTTTGTGCTTGTTTCTCGTCCACAAACGTCCAACCGAGCTTGTTGTTCTTTTTCAGATTGGCAACGACTTGATCACCAACATTGACCTGCTTGTTTTGAATCTTGGTGCCTTTATCCTGATTGGTCACTGCGATGATGATGCCGGACGTATTGCTGTACGGGTCCCACATTGCCTTGATATTAAACCAAGCATAGACAGACGGCAGCAGCATGATCGCAATGACCAGCAAAATGCCGGTCGACACACTGAACAGGTTTTTCCAGTCGGTTTTGTAAATAGTCCAGATATTTTTCATGTTATGGCATTACCACCCGGTCTTATATTTATGGAGTCAGCCGTATGCAAAGTACGGCATGTAGAGTAAGCACTTCAATAGCAGTAGTTATTACCCTCAAAAGGCGTGCTTGCTTCCTGAATGAATGCTGGAGTTGTGTTTTGCCGATATATTTAATTTTGTGCTGGCTTGCGAAAGGCGAATATCGCGATGGATAGTACAATCAGCATAATGATAATTACGATCCAAATACTAAGCAGCGCGTAGCGTTGTTCCACAATTGTAGCAATCACTGCACCGCCGCCATAGATTAGAATCGCTGCACTACGCAGCAAGGTTTCGGCAAGCGGCCAGCCGTCACGCGCCGCTGATCCGTCACGTCGCGCCAGTTGACGCAAACGGGCAGTTACATCCTCCACGACACTTGCCATATTGTTCGTCAATACGGTGGTGGAGATACCCGCCACTCCAAGTCGACGCGCCATCGTTGTCTGCGTGCCCATCGTAAAGCTGAGCAGCGCGATCAGACCATATTCTACTGCTGGAATGAGCAGCGACTGCGCCATCACCGAGAAGAGTAGGAAAAAGACGAGCTGGATAATTACCAGCACAGTCAATCGCGGCGACCATAATCCGGTAGGCTTGCTGCTGCCTAACATGAGTCTGGCGACAGCATTACCGATAATAAATCCAGCAAAGGCTACCCCAGAGCGCAAAAAGGATACCGTATGCAGATTGCCAATCGCCATTCCCATTACGATAATATTGCCAGTCATATTAGCGGTGAATACTCTGCCCAGATTCAGATAGCCGATCACATCGACGATGCCTGATACTAAGCAGAGCAGTAAAATAATCAAATTGCGGTACACCTTTAGGTTCACTTGCCATTCTCCTTACGTACAACCGTATCGTCCCATCTGCGGAACGGTAGTGCTTTTTTAATATCGTTCTATGTTTATGTTACCATAACGCGTCCAATATGATGGCATAAGACATGAATGAGGAGTGGCTTGTAATATTTACCAAAAGGTAACTATTTTATAAAAACACTTGCATCTTCGTTGGAAGTACGATAGTATTACATTGCATCTGACAACGACATAGAAGGCACATAACATAAAGGACGGCTGTAGAATCCTCTCGGGGGAGCTACAGCCGTCTACTTTTATATTTAGTATTTGACTGATCGTTACAAAATAGGTATACTGATCTCAATTCTGAAATCAAGCTGACCTTCCAGATGGAAGTACGTTGGATCAGATCAAAGGAGGGAGCATCTTGCCTGCACCAGGTAGACCACGGGAATTTAAAGATCAGCGTGTAGTGGAAGCTGCAGTCGAAGCATTTATGCAAAAAGGATATGCTGCCTGCTCGGCACAGGACCTATGCGAGAAGACTGGATTGGGCAGGGGCAGTCTGTATAACGCCTTTGGCAACAAGCATGATCTGTATATTGAAGCGCTGGAGTATTACGATTTGCAAGGGGTAAACGATCAGCAGGAAATTTTGCAGCGTCCGATTTCAGCTAAGGAGCGTTTGCAGGCGTTGCTGGATTTTCCAATGGCGTTTGACTTTGGCGAGGAGCATAAGCCTGGCTGTCTCGTTATCAATTCAGCGATGGAGCGCGGCGGGATGGACGACGATGTGGATCGGATTTTTCGGCGACATGTTGATTTATTGGAGGATATGATTGTTGCTGTGCTGAAGGAAGCGGTAGAAAGCGGCGAATTGCAGCTGCCGGATTCGCAGTCAACGGATACTCAAGTAGCAGAACTGGCGGCGATGCTGTTGAGCAGCTTTTACGGAATGCGTGTATTGAACAAAGGCACGCAAAATCGCGAGCTTGCCCATCGGATCGCAAGTGGAACATTAACGGCGATCTTTGGCGGATAAATGCGAATTGACGGCAAGGATCGTCTCACTGGCTCAAGCCTCAAAACTGGCATTGGATATGCCGGTTTGTTTTTTGGACAATTCTGTAACGATTATTACAAAATAGGAGGAAAAAAAGATGCCTATCACAGTGTACATACTTGGATTGATTATGTTTGCGATGACAACCTCGGAATTTATGGTGGCGGGAATGATGAGCGAATTGTCACAGCAATTTGGCGTATCGATTGCGATGATCGGTTATCTCATCTCTGCGTATGCGGGAGCGATGGCAGTAGGCGGACCATTGCTGGCGATTTTCCTTAGTAAAATACCGAAAAAAACCGCGTTAATGCTGCTGGTGATCATCTTCCTCGCCGGGCAGACACTGGGCGCATTATCATGGAATTATGAAAGTATGATGGTGGCGCGGATATTAACGGGGATCTCGTCGTCGGCAGCGTTTGGTATTGCGATCTCGATTTGCTCTGATCTGGTGCATGAACAGCTGCGTGGACGGGCGGCTTCGGTCGTGCTCAGCGGTGCGATGCTATCCAATATCGCTGGATTACCGCTAGCTACCGCAGCGACGCAGGCTTGGGATTGGCGTACTAGTTTCTGGATTGTGGACGTATTCGTATTGCTATCAGGTCTGGTATCATTGCTGCTCATTCCAGCACTGGCTTCGACTGGGGGCAAGGCGGTATCAGAATGGACATCCTTCCGCAAGAAAGGGCTGTGGGCAGCGTATATGACCAGTATGTTCATTATTGGGGCGACCTTTGCGGCATTTAGTTATTTTTCACCGATTCTCACCGGATTGTCGGGATTTCAGGCGAGTACCGTGCCGTGGCTGCTCGTGCTGTACGGCGCAGCTACCGTATTCGGCAATATCGTCGTAGGGCGATTGGCAGATCGGTATATGATGAAAGTGCTGGTGGGCGGCTTGGTGCTGCTGTTGATCGGATTGCTGGGCTTCGCCTTGTTCGCACAGGTGAAAATCATCGTGCTGGCTGCCATGCTGATGATCGGTTTAACTGGCATTACGCTGAATCCAGCGATGTCGACCAGAGTCATGCGGGCAGGAGGAAGTGGAATGCTGGTCAATACAGTGCACACCTCGTTCATTACGCTCGG
Protein-coding regions in this window:
- a CDS encoding RNA polymerase sigma factor, which translates into the protein MSEMLDDKELMRRIARKDTEALEEVYDRYERAVYAFAYRIVHDTMAAEEVVQELFLRVWNHAERYDRGQGKLSTWMFTIARNIAVDMLRRKSSRAAADAVGDEVLQVIPDTGTDVEQEVTMNWERQRIREAMMELREEQQQVIESIYFQGLTQHEVSEKFSIPLGTVKSRVRLAIRQLHGKLAEAVKGGNAYE
- a CDS encoding anti-sigma factor, which translates into the protein MSNEHNNNEWMDMVEMYVLGGLDREEQEQFEAYMREHEQCRLAVQELREVVGFLPLVTEPVTPPKGMKSRVLDRVFAEGKPGSGQADSAFGLPFEPEVPVASTSSTEETIASQPSMPNVIPLPQRQSEPAAQGANSNTRTSRGAIWRITTAVAVVAAILIGVYAGSLRGQLNTMQQQLAMTSNQIGSLQQQIVAASMPSQGLRVNEAVKLSPAAKDIVAQGLATIVIDDKGTHLLVQADNLPKLEGTQAFQVWLIKGNIKQSAGTFLTRGGNGAMYYTFKPEDYDTIAITLEPDGTGDQPRGPVILAANIAGQG
- a CDS encoding potassium/proton antiporter; this translates as MEATEMTSNLILLLGTLLLLGVLSAKFSSRFGMPALVFFIIAGMVLGKFIYYDNAFITQWFGVLALVIILFEGGMQTDFRQIRPIIRPALSLATVGVLLTAFVIGYCAHIILGVSLMEGLLFGSIVGSTDAAAVFSVLSGKNVRTRLTSTLEAESGSNDPMAVFLTIMFIELLNNPATSIWSEIFSFVWEMGFGLALGLICGKLSVFLINKINFETSSLYPVLAISSALFTYGVSSLTHASGFLGVYVMALVMGNSDLTYRRTILQFNQGFGWIMQILMFVLLGLLVFPEQLPSIIWQGLALSLLLIIIARPLGVFVSLMFSQFNFREKTLLSWAGLRGAVPIVLATYPLLAGVEHGQLFFNVVFFVVLTSALIQGTTISPLAQKLGLVDKTIDQQPSIMELVATGRTHSEISHMTLTSQSKLINRELQEIDLPASVLITAVLRNEDIITPRGDTMLLPGDKIYLLGPKAKREDIRRLFTGEGNPSAS
- a CDS encoding HD-GYP domain-containing protein, with amino-acid sequence MNEYQQFLRKMVLNYILGSVLAVAVVGGMLVLTTINGSLLQNLRMLVIMLTSFVFMVTVEGLTFRHHIRPIRQAFQASQPTVEQLEQAYMQLHRFPKLAVSRIMIPHFMGLTIPAVIMVSIGIYTGWVTLPWYYIGIGTAGALMVASMHAFIEFFLTSTTIRPLLLAIKARLRTLYDRDTLGLEKVYLTVRQKYQLSIFLMGVFPVTLFSLAAQIRLQEMTGINATSYWQWAGMVIFVSIVFSLCGALLLARDVEHPINNLYNAMSRVEAGDFNVYAQDYYSDDFSRLILGFNNMVKGLSTRDQRNQQLLDSYFATLAAALDARDPYTAGHSERVAEYAVSIAVSAGLCEYDIDQLRKTALLHDIGKIGVKDSVLLKDGRLTDEEFDQIKKHPEMGESILQRVEPADAMRPYLPGVRSHHERFDGKGYPDGLKGASIPLFGRIIAVADAFDAMTSDRPYRKGMPKEKAIAILEEGRGTQWDPQLATLFIDEYRRNQKQEEVTLPVQHKESV
- a CDS encoding YhgE/Pip domain-containing protein; this translates as MKNIWTIYKTDWKNLFSVSTGILLVIAIMLLPSVYAWFNIKAMWDPYSNTSGIIIAVTNQDKGTKIQNKQVNVGDQVVANLKKNNKLGWTFVDEKQAQKGLDNGNYYATILIPSDFSEKIGSILTDDPVKPQIVYTVNEKISAIAPKITDKGATTLTQEISEEFIETASEAVLTKMQEAGIKLEEELPTIRNIENKILTLEARLPEINQFADQALELEKKLPQIDAQAQKIVELQKRIPEIEQAGQMILKVEDNLPKIKEAGNAILELQKRLPDIRKAANKVNELDQNFYKVEDALDQAITDADKLASIISTAQQTLPKVQEITSIGSDFADKVNTFLDDNDGAFDAIAPVIRQNLVLLQQTADATTQLVDAIDNADIDPQTAIDSLSFLETRLTRGAAIVERITDLLTRLNNVLPNQPLTDNINRLNNIHDLMERQIGLVQSISQAIQNGQQPAKDILNNLRELSTNVSDALGDLLSVYDSKIVPDINEGLDKLKTVAKDASDVLNTANNTLPDIAAVLSDAQSGVQFGQQELARIKNDLPTIRQKLHDANELIQSRMDQFTELVNTAAAFVNNDLPKIENKIHEAADFVRDDLPKAEQELTKISDLIQNKLPEAEDAVHKVGDFVRNDLPGLEKSVRNAADKVRVLKNSDSELSQIIKWLKGDIQQESDFLSSPVELKQVRTYPIPNYGSSMSPFYTTLSIWVGGMLLISMFKAEVDDPERRFRPYQVYFGRLATFMTIGLVQAFIIAMGDIFILGAYVASPIWFVTMSMLISMVFVTLVYTLVSVFGNIGKGLAIILLVLQFSSSGGTFPVSMTGTFFQAIHPWFPFTYAVELLRETVGGMLMTTVYKDIMYLIGFVLLFILFALLFKKPLGPLTEKMAQKAKKTKMIP
- a CDS encoding YoaK family protein produces the protein MNLKVYRNLIILLLCLVSGIVDVIGYLNLGRVFTANMTGNIIVMGMAIGNLHTVSFLRSGVAFAGFIIGNAVARLMLGSSKPTGLWSPRLTVLVIIQLVFFLLFSVMAQSLLIPAVEYGLIALLSFTMGTQTTMARRLGVAGISTTVLTNNMASVVEDVTARLRQLARRDGSAARDGWPLAETLLRSAAILIYGGGAVIATIVEQRYALLSIWIVIIIMLIVLSIAIFAFRKPAQN
- a CDS encoding TetR/AcrR family transcriptional regulator, whose amino-acid sequence is MPAPGRPREFKDQRVVEAAVEAFMQKGYAACSAQDLCEKTGLGRGSLYNAFGNKHDLYIEALEYYDLQGVNDQQEILQRPISAKERLQALLDFPMAFDFGEEHKPGCLVINSAMERGGMDDDVDRIFRRHVDLLEDMIVAVLKEAVESGELQLPDSQSTDTQVAELAAMLLSSFYGMRVLNKGTQNRELAHRIASGTLTAIFGG
- a CDS encoding MFS transporter — translated: MPITVYILGLIMFAMTTSEFMVAGMMSELSQQFGVSIAMIGYLISAYAGAMAVGGPLLAIFLSKIPKKTALMLLVIIFLAGQTLGALSWNYESMMVARILTGISSSAAFGIAISICSDLVHEQLRGRAASVVLSGAMLSNIAGLPLATAATQAWDWRTSFWIVDVFVLLSGLVSLLLIPALASTGGKAVSEWTSFRKKGLWAAYMTSMFIIGATFAAFSYFSPILTGLSGFQASTVPWLLVLYGAATVFGNIVVGRLADRYMMKVLVGGLVLLLIGLLGFALFAQVKIIVLAAMLMIGLTGITLNPAMSTRVMRAGGSGMLVNTVHTSFITLGVLLGSSIGGRTMDHGYGLTAPLWTGVVLAVLGLVSLVPVLLPVARRQALQVSKKL